Proteins found in one Vespula pensylvanica isolate Volc-1 chromosome 10, ASM1446617v1, whole genome shotgun sequence genomic segment:
- the LOC122632191 gene encoding uncharacterized protein LOC122632191: protein MRNIEIKTKINDSVTLVNKLEKITKSKWTVIEQHDTFFNTKTGRLKLRQFKDKTGEIIYYERPNIIGPKLCNYQRIKIKAEICESLKNILTICNGIVGVVKKTRRLFIIDQTRIHIDDVHELGSFLELEVVLHDGQDIDYGEKIAQEIMKQLDIAPENLISEAYVDLLNKAKSL from the exons atgagaaacattgaaataaaaacgaaaatcaaCGATTCTGTAACGCTTGTTAATAAACTTGAGAAAATTACTAAAAGTAAGTGGACTGTTATAGAACAACATGATACTTTCTTTAATACAAAAACAGGTAGATTAAAATTGCGCCAAtttaaa GATAAAACTggtgaaataatttattatgaaagaCCTAATATTATAGGTCCTAAACTTTGTAATtatcaacgaataaaaataaaagctgaAATATGtgaaagtttaaaaaatatattaaccaTTTGTAATGGTATTGTAGGAGTTGTAAAAAAAACAAGACgattatttatcatcgatcaAACTAGGATACATATCGATGATGTACATGAATTAGGTAGTTTTTTGGAATTAGAA gTTGTTTTACACGATGGTCAAGATATTGATTATGGAGAAAAAATTGCAcaagaaataatgaaacaattaGATATTGCAccagaaaatttaatttccgAAGCATATGTAGATCTACTTAATAAAGCTAAGAGTttgtaa
- the LOC122632711 gene encoding trafficking protein particle complex subunit 13, with protein sequence METKPKNEYLLALKVMRLTRPTLASPVVVTCDSIDLPGNTLNNELKNDCTSLQGMETLAIGQFMVLPQSFGNIYLGEIFSSYLCVHNGSNQIVKNVTVKADLQTSTQVISLSSGNSEVKELAPDNTVDEVIHHEVKEIGTHILVCEVSYVPANLMGPPQSFRKYFKFQVVKPLDVKTKFYNAESDEVYLEAQIQNLTVGPICLEKVSLESSHLFSVSTLNKNEKGECIYGKINLLDSGCSRQYLYCLKPQLSLQKDPKMMHNATNIGKLDIVWKSNLGERGRLQTSQLQRMAPEYGDLRVIMKDIPLKVYLEEQVNLNCHITNTSERSMDLLLSLESSDSIAWCGISDKIIGTLKPGTSIDVPLSLIPLDTGITIISGLKLMDTFLKRVYDYDDLAQIFVNQLN encoded by the exons ATGGAGACTAAACCAAAGAATGAATATTTACTTGCTCTAAAAG TAATGAGGTTAACACGACCCACTCTTGCCAGTCCTGTAGTTGTTACTTGTGATTCCATAGATTTACCAGGTAATACACTCaacaatgaattaaaaaatgattgcaCATCATTGCAAGGAATGGAAACACTTGCTATTGGGCAATTTATGGTATTACCGCAAAGTTTTGG aaatatatatttaggagaaatattttcaagttaTTTATGTGTACATAATGGTAGTAATCAAATAGTTAAAAATGTGACCGTTAAG gcGGATTTACAAACAAGTACTCAAGTTATTTCATTATCGTCAGGAAATTCAGAAGTCAAGGAGTTAGCTCCGGATAATACAGTGGATGAAGTTATTCATCATGAAGTTAAAGAGATAGGAACACATAT aTTAGTATGCGAAGTTAGTTATGTACCTGCTAATTTAATGGGTCCTCCACAATCATTcaggaaatattttaaatttcaagtAGTTAAGCCTTTGgatgtaaaaacaaaattctatAATGCAGAA TCTGATGAAGTGTATCTTGAGGCACAAATACAAAATCTTACAGTAGGTCCAATTTGTTTAGAAAAAGTGTCATTGGAATCGTCACATTTATTTAGTG tatcaacattaaataaaaatgaaaagggagAATGCATTtatggaaaaattaatttattggaTTCTGGTTGCAGTAGACAATATCTATATTGTTTAAAACCTCAGTTAAGCTTACAAAAAGATCCTAAAATGATGCATAATGCTACTAATATTGGGAAATTGGATATTGTATGGAAAAGTAATCTGGGAGAAAGAGGACGACTGCAAACAAGCCAGTTACAAAGAATG GCACCAGAATATGGAGATTTAAGAGTTATTATGAAAGATATTCCATTGAAAGTTTATCTAGAAGAACAAGTGAATCTTAATTGTCACATAACAAATACTTC agAAAGAAGTATGGATTTGTTATTGAGTTTGGAATCAAGTGATTCAATTGCATGGTGTGGAATatctgataaaataattggaaCATTAAAGCCTGGAACTTCTATTGATGTACCTTTGAGTTTAATACCATTAGATACTGGTATT